From Musa acuminata AAA Group cultivar baxijiao chromosome BXJ3-8, Cavendish_Baxijiao_AAA, whole genome shotgun sequence, one genomic window encodes:
- the LOC135582271 gene encoding OVARIAN TUMOR DOMAIN-containing deubiquitinating enzyme 5-like isoform X1 produces MEAAEEAEGSASKEEPQEALEEMLSRHRQEMTKLHSKEMSLKKAAAKGSKAEQKAKKKQVENEISRLQSQLKAKHTQELASLGYKATERTEKNNLDILVKAIAGVNVTGNSDLAKPSKGARRRERRAQEEAAREQRIQEEQSNMISDRMIENERLERKLEPLGLTINEIKPDGHCLYRAVEDQLSLYSNDNSHYVFQELRKMAANYMRNHASDFLPFFLSESKIELDADRSPLERFEKYCEEVESTAAWGGQLELGALTHCLKKHIIIYSGSFPDVEMGKEYKTEIGNSISNPSIMLSYHRHAYGLGEHYNSVIPNTVRISYD; encoded by the exons ATGGAGGCGGCCGAAGAAGCGGAGGGAAGCGCTTCGAAGGAAGAACCACAGGAAGCTCTCGAAGAGATGCTCTCTAGACACCG GCAAGAGATGACCAAGCTCCATAGCAAAGAGATGAGTCTGAAAAAAGCTGCtgcaaaaggaagcaaagctGAACagaaagccaagaagaagcaggtGGAGAATGAGATATCCCGTCTTCAATCCCAACTAAAAGCTAAACACACACAAGAACTTGCATCATTGGGCTATAAAGCAACTGAGAGAACAGAGAAGAATAATTTAGACATTCTGGTGAAGGCCATTGCTGGCGTTAATGTCACAGGCAATAGTGACTTGGCAAAACCCAGTAAAGGggcaaggagaagagaaagaagagctcAGGAAGAAGCTGCAAGAGAGCAGAGGATTCAGGAAGAACAGAGCAACATGATTAGCGATCGCATGATTGAAAATGAGAGGCTGGAGAGGAAACTGGAGCCCCTGGGATTGACAATCAACGAGATAAAACCAGATGGTCATTGTCTTTATCGAGCTGTTGAGGACCAGCTCTCACTTTACTCCAATGATAACTCGCACTACGTTTTCCAGGAGCTACGAAAAATGGCTGCTAATTACATGAGAAACCATGCATCTGATTTTCTACCATTTTTCCTATCTGAGAGTAAAATTGAACTTGATGCAGATAGGTCACCCCTGGAAAGATTTGAGAAGTACTGCGAAGAGGTTGAGTCCACAGCAGCTTGGGGAGGACAACTTGAGCTGGGTGCTCTTACACATTGCCTTAAGAAACATATCATCATATATTCAGGTTCTTTCCCTGACGTGGAGATGGGAAAAGAATACAAGACTGAAATAGGAAACAGTATCAGCAACCCAAGCATAATGTTATCGTATCATCGGCATGCTTATGGCCTTGGCGAGCACTACAATTCGGTCATTCCCAACACTGTGAG aatttcttatgattga
- the LOC135582271 gene encoding OVARIAN TUMOR DOMAIN-containing deubiquitinating enzyme 5-like isoform X2: MEAAEEAEGSASKEEPQEALEEMLSRHRQEMTKLHSKEMSLKKAAAKGSKAEQKAKKKQVENEISRLQSQLKAKHTQELASLGYKATERTEKNNLDILVKAIAGVNVTGNSDLAKPSKGARRRERRAQEEAAREQRIQEEQSNMISDRMIENERLERKLEPLGLTINEIKPDGHCLYRAVEDQLSLYSNDNSHYVFQELRKMAANYMRNHASDFLPFFLSESKIELDADRSPLERFEKYCEEVESTAAWGGQLELGALTHCLKKHIIIYSGSFPDVEMGKEYKTEIGNSISNPSIMLSYHRHAYGLGEHYNSVIPNTVRCS, encoded by the exons ATGGAGGCGGCCGAAGAAGCGGAGGGAAGCGCTTCGAAGGAAGAACCACAGGAAGCTCTCGAAGAGATGCTCTCTAGACACCG GCAAGAGATGACCAAGCTCCATAGCAAAGAGATGAGTCTGAAAAAAGCTGCtgcaaaaggaagcaaagctGAACagaaagccaagaagaagcaggtGGAGAATGAGATATCCCGTCTTCAATCCCAACTAAAAGCTAAACACACACAAGAACTTGCATCATTGGGCTATAAAGCAACTGAGAGAACAGAGAAGAATAATTTAGACATTCTGGTGAAGGCCATTGCTGGCGTTAATGTCACAGGCAATAGTGACTTGGCAAAACCCAGTAAAGGggcaaggagaagagaaagaagagctcAGGAAGAAGCTGCAAGAGAGCAGAGGATTCAGGAAGAACAGAGCAACATGATTAGCGATCGCATGATTGAAAATGAGAGGCTGGAGAGGAAACTGGAGCCCCTGGGATTGACAATCAACGAGATAAAACCAGATGGTCATTGTCTTTATCGAGCTGTTGAGGACCAGCTCTCACTTTACTCCAATGATAACTCGCACTACGTTTTCCAGGAGCTACGAAAAATGGCTGCTAATTACATGAGAAACCATGCATCTGATTTTCTACCATTTTTCCTATCTGAGAGTAAAATTGAACTTGATGCAGATAGGTCACCCCTGGAAAGATTTGAGAAGTACTGCGAAGAGGTTGAGTCCACAGCAGCTTGGGGAGGACAACTTGAGCTGGGTGCTCTTACACATTGCCTTAAGAAACATATCATCATATATTCAGGTTCTTTCCCTGACGTGGAGATGGGAAAAGAATACAAGACTGAAATAGGAAACAGTATCAGCAACCCAAGCATAATGTTATCGTATCATCGGCATGCTTATGGCCTTGGCGAGCACTACAATTCGGTCATTCCCAACACTGTGAG GTGCAGTTAA
- the LOC103993623 gene encoding patatin-like protein 3, which translates to MSSAAAWMEPSLDVDKLSYEIFSILESKFLFGYDDHKVFLSSTPATPVAAGLRHSSAGKVRILSIDAADGILAGAALVRLEATLRKQSGDPTARVSDFFDLAAGSGAGGVLAALLFTRGPDGRPLFSAAEALRLLAKHRRRLASGTQRKGLLGGILCRSGGLLRRVFGDATLRDTLKPVLIPCYDLSTGAPFVFSRADAVEADGYDFLMEEVCAATCADAAAGAAAVEMRSVDGRTRIRAVGGGLAMGNPTAAAITHVLNNRLEFPVATGVEDLLVVSLGGAEAPAAPGKPAAPLSAEALSRIAGGAQADVVDQAVAMAFGEKRATNYVRIQGYKAAPGTTAAEETLTERGVESVLFRGRKLSELTNGEKLEMFAAELIKEQDRRQRSAAPTVVIKPSMTPARSSSSTFTTMASTVTSASL; encoded by the exons ATGTCATCGGCGGCTGCTTGGATGGAGCCGAGCCTGGACGTGGACAAGCTGAGCTATGAGATCTTCTCCATACTGGAGAGCAAGTTCCTCTTCGGGTACGACGACCACAAGGTCTTCCTCTCCTCCACTCCCGCCACCCCCGTCGCTGCCGGCCTCCGCCACTCCTCCGCCGGCAAGGTGCGCATTCTCTCCATCGATGCCGCCGACGGCATTCTCGCCGGCGCCGCCCTCGTCCGCCTCGAGGCCACCCTCCGCAAGCAGTCTGGGGACCCCACCGCCCGTGTATCCGATTTCTTCGACCTGGCCGCCGGATCCGGCGCCGGGGGTGTCCTCGCCGCCCTCCTTTTTACCCGCGGACCCGACGGCCGTCCCCTCTTCTCGGCCGCCGAGGCCCTCCGCCTCCTCGCCAAGCACCGTCGCCGCCTCGCCTCCGGGACCCAGCGTAAGGGCCTCCTCGGGGGCATCCTCTGCCGGTCGGGGGGGCTACTCCGGCGGGTGTTCGGGGACGCGACGCTGCGGGACACCCTGAAGCCGGTGCTCATCCCGTGCTACGACCTCTCGACGGGGGCGCCCTTCGTGTTCTCACGGGCGGACGCCGTGGAGGCGGACGGTTACGACTTCCTGATGGAGGAGGTGTGCGCCGCCACGTGCGCGGACGCTGCGGCCGGCGCGGCTGCAGTGGAGATGCGCTCGGTGGACGGCCGGACGCGGATCCGGGCGGTCGGGGGTGGGTTGGCGATGGGAAACCCCACGGCGGCCGCCATCACCCACGTGCTCAACAACCGGCTCGAGTTCCCCGTCGCCACCGGGGTGGAGGACCTCCTCGTCGTCTCTCTCGGCGGCGCCGAGGCACCGGCCGCACCCGGGAAGCCCGCGGCGCCGCTCTCCGCGGAGGCGCTATCGAGGATCGCGGGCGGAGCCCAGGCCGACGTG GTGGATCAAGCGGTGGCGATGGCGTTCGGAGAGAAGCGGGCGACGAACTACGTGCGGATCCAG GGGTACAAGGCTGCGCCGGGGACGACGGCCGCGGAGGAGACGCTGACGGAGAGGGGGGTGGAGTCGGTGCTGTTCCGGGGGAGGAAGCTGTCGGAGCTAACCAACGGGGAGAAGCTGGAGATGTTCGCGGCTGAGCTGATCAAGGAGCAGGACCGGCGGCAGCGGAGCGCCGCCCCGACGGTGGTGATCAAGCCCTCCATGACGCCCGCCcggtcctcctcctccaccttcaCCACCATGGCCTCCACCGTCACCTCCGCGTCCTTGTGA
- the LOC135582271 gene encoding OVARIAN TUMOR DOMAIN-containing deubiquitinating enzyme 5-like isoform X3 has product MEAAEEAEGSASKEEPQEALEEMLSRHRQEMTKLHSKEMSLKKAAAKGSKAEQKAKKKQVENEISRLQSQLKAKHTQELASLGYKATERTEKNNLDILVKAIAGVNVTGNSDLAKPSKGARRRERRAQEEAAREQRIQEEQSNMISDRMIENERLERKLEPLGLTINEIKPDGHCLYRAVEDQLSLYSNDNSHYVFQELRKMAANYMRNHASDFLPFFLSESKIELDADRSPLERFEKYCEEVESTAAWGGQLELGALTHCLKKHIIIYSGSFPDVEMGKEYKTEIGNSISNPSIMLSYHRHAYGLGEHYNSVIPNTVR; this is encoded by the exons ATGGAGGCGGCCGAAGAAGCGGAGGGAAGCGCTTCGAAGGAAGAACCACAGGAAGCTCTCGAAGAGATGCTCTCTAGACACCG GCAAGAGATGACCAAGCTCCATAGCAAAGAGATGAGTCTGAAAAAAGCTGCtgcaaaaggaagcaaagctGAACagaaagccaagaagaagcaggtGGAGAATGAGATATCCCGTCTTCAATCCCAACTAAAAGCTAAACACACACAAGAACTTGCATCATTGGGCTATAAAGCAACTGAGAGAACAGAGAAGAATAATTTAGACATTCTGGTGAAGGCCATTGCTGGCGTTAATGTCACAGGCAATAGTGACTTGGCAAAACCCAGTAAAGGggcaaggagaagagaaagaagagctcAGGAAGAAGCTGCAAGAGAGCAGAGGATTCAGGAAGAACAGAGCAACATGATTAGCGATCGCATGATTGAAAATGAGAGGCTGGAGAGGAAACTGGAGCCCCTGGGATTGACAATCAACGAGATAAAACCAGATGGTCATTGTCTTTATCGAGCTGTTGAGGACCAGCTCTCACTTTACTCCAATGATAACTCGCACTACGTTTTCCAGGAGCTACGAAAAATGGCTGCTAATTACATGAGAAACCATGCATCTGATTTTCTACCATTTTTCCTATCTGAGAGTAAAATTGAACTTGATGCAGATAGGTCACCCCTGGAAAGATTTGAGAAGTACTGCGAAGAGGTTGAGTCCACAGCAGCTTGGGGAGGACAACTTGAGCTGGGTGCTCTTACACATTGCCTTAAGAAACATATCATCATATATTCAGGTTCTTTCCCTGACGTGGAGATGGGAAAAGAATACAAGACTGAAATAGGAAACAGTATCAGCAACCCAAGCATAATGTTATCGTATCATCGGCATGCTTATGGCCTTGGCGAGCACTACAATTCGGTCATTCCCAACACTGTGAG GTAG
- the LOC135644319 gene encoding cold-responsive protein kinase 1-like isoform X2, with translation MQRMILALLTKLDKELLVLYIRLGDGTVVAVKVLSAESKHGAQQFLTEITIISGIIHENLVKLFGCCVEESHRILVYNYLENSSIAQTLLGSSHSSIQFNWRARVKICVGVARGLALLHDEVRPHVVHRDIKASNILLDKDLTPKISDFGLAKLLPANMSHVSTRVAGTLGYLAPEYAIRGQVTRKSDVYSYGVLLLEIVSGRCNTNTRLPYEDQCFLERSPGITNGFLVMQTWALYKCGKLVNIIDSSLTDDLDIEEACRFLKIGLLCTQDAMTLRPSMSTVIQLLTGEKGVDSEKIVKPGIIENFMDLKIRNKDPMNRSKVMSSFLHSSPSSSENTTDASMTFRSNIRNIRGRD, from the exons ATGCAACGGATGATTTTAGCCCTGCTAACAAAATTGGACAAGGAGCTTTTGGTTCTGTATATAAG GCTTGGAGATGGAACAGTTGTCGCTGTAAAGGTCCTCTCTGCTGAGTCAAAGCATGGAGCACAACAATTTCTGACTGAAATCACCATAATCTCTGGCATCATCCATGAGAATCTTGTCAAGCTGTTTGGTTGCTGTGTAGAAGAATCTCACAGAATACTTGTCTACAACTATCTTGAGAATAGCAGCATTGCACAAACACTTCTTG GATCGAGCCACAGTAGCATTCAGTTCAACTGGAGAGCACGAGTCAAAATTTGTGTTGGTGTTGCTCGTGGACTTGCATTACTTCATGATGAAGTCAGGCCTCATGTAGTTCACAGAGATATTAAAGCGAGCAATATTCTTCTTGATAAGGACCTCACACCAAAAATATCTGATTTTGGTTTAGCAAAGCTTCTTCCGGCAAATATGTCTCATGTCAGCACACGAGTTGCTGGAACACT CGGTTACTTAGCGCCAGAGTATGCAATTCGTGGACAAGTGACAAGGAAGTCAGATGTTTACAGCTATGGTGTTCTTCTTCTAGAAATAGTTAGTGGCAGATGTAACACCAACACAAGGCTACCCTATGAAGATCAGTGTTTTCTGGAAAGG TCCCCAGGCATCACAAATGGATTTTTGGTCATGCAAACATGGGCGCTATACAAATGTGGCAAGCTGGTGAATATCATTGATAGTTCTTTAACAGATGATTTAGATATTGAAGAGGCATGTAGGTTCCTGAAGATTGGACTTCTGTGCACACAAGACGCGATGACGCTTCGGCCCTCAATGTCCACTGTCATCCAGTTGCTGACTGGTGAAAAGGGCGTCGACTCTGAGAAGATCGTAAAGCCTGGTATAATCGAGAATTTTATGGACCTTAAGATTAGAAACAAGGATCCAATGAATAGATCCAAGGTCATGTCATCCTTTCTACACAGCTCACCCTCGTCATCAGAGAACACCACAGATGCATCCATGACCTTTCGCAGCAATATCCGCAATATCCGAGGACGAGACTGA
- the LOC135644319 gene encoding cold-responsive protein kinase 1-like isoform X1, which yields MTCFSFIFRRQKTSNWKRGQIDEDIPRTESVKIYTYKELKNATDDFSPANKIGQGAFGSVYKGRLGDGTVVAVKVLSAESKHGAQQFLTEITIISGIIHENLVKLFGCCVEESHRILVYNYLENSSIAQTLLGSSHSSIQFNWRARVKICVGVARGLALLHDEVRPHVVHRDIKASNILLDKDLTPKISDFGLAKLLPANMSHVSTRVAGTLGYLAPEYAIRGQVTRKSDVYSYGVLLLEIVSGRCNTNTRLPYEDQCFLERSPGITNGFLVMQTWALYKCGKLVNIIDSSLTDDLDIEEACRFLKIGLLCTQDAMTLRPSMSTVIQLLTGEKGVDSEKIVKPGIIENFMDLKIRNKDPMNRSKVMSSFLHSSPSSSENTTDASMTFRSNIRNIRGRD from the exons ATGACTTGTTTCTCTTTCATATTCAGAAGGCAAAAAACTTCAAACTGGAAGCGTGGTCAAATTGATGAAG aCATTCCAAGAACCGAAAGTGTTAAAATCTACACCTACAAGGAATTGAAAAATGCAACGGATGATTTTAGCCCTGCTAACAAAATTGGACAAGGAGCTTTTGGTTCTGTATATAAG GGAAGGCTTGGAGATGGAACAGTTGTCGCTGTAAAGGTCCTCTCTGCTGAGTCAAAGCATGGAGCACAACAATTTCTGACTGAAATCACCATAATCTCTGGCATCATCCATGAGAATCTTGTCAAGCTGTTTGGTTGCTGTGTAGAAGAATCTCACAGAATACTTGTCTACAACTATCTTGAGAATAGCAGCATTGCACAAACACTTCTTG GATCGAGCCACAGTAGCATTCAGTTCAACTGGAGAGCACGAGTCAAAATTTGTGTTGGTGTTGCTCGTGGACTTGCATTACTTCATGATGAAGTCAGGCCTCATGTAGTTCACAGAGATATTAAAGCGAGCAATATTCTTCTTGATAAGGACCTCACACCAAAAATATCTGATTTTGGTTTAGCAAAGCTTCTTCCGGCAAATATGTCTCATGTCAGCACACGAGTTGCTGGAACACT CGGTTACTTAGCGCCAGAGTATGCAATTCGTGGACAAGTGACAAGGAAGTCAGATGTTTACAGCTATGGTGTTCTTCTTCTAGAAATAGTTAGTGGCAGATGTAACACCAACACAAGGCTACCCTATGAAGATCAGTGTTTTCTGGAAAGG TCCCCAGGCATCACAAATGGATTTTTGGTCATGCAAACATGGGCGCTATACAAATGTGGCAAGCTGGTGAATATCATTGATAGTTCTTTAACAGATGATTTAGATATTGAAGAGGCATGTAGGTTCCTGAAGATTGGACTTCTGTGCACACAAGACGCGATGACGCTTCGGCCCTCAATGTCCACTGTCATCCAGTTGCTGACTGGTGAAAAGGGCGTCGACTCTGAGAAGATCGTAAAGCCTGGTATAATCGAGAATTTTATGGACCTTAAGATTAGAAACAAGGATCCAATGAATAGATCCAAGGTCATGTCATCCTTTCTACACAGCTCACCCTCGTCATCAGAGAACACCACAGATGCATCCATGACCTTTCGCAGCAATATCCGCAATATCCGAGGACGAGACTGA